TTTACTCTTCTCTCTTTTACAGTTTCTGTATAGTGCCGGAGCCGGAAATTTGTTGGTTAACCTTTGCCGGATTGCCATGAATCTTTATCGATCCTGCTCCGGAAATATTTGCATCAACTGACTGATTGGCAAAGATATTGGCATTGCCGGAACCTGAAATTGTTATGTCACAATTCTTGCTTTTGAGTTCAGTCAATTCAACATTTGAAGAGCCGGACAATTCCATGTCCAAATCATCCACCTCACCTTGAGCTTTGACTTTGGATGATCCAGCTGTATCGAGCTCAAACGATTTAGAACTGACACCAGCAACTACCGCATTGGTTGATCCATTGAGTTCTAGTGACTCCAGTTTCGGCACGACAATGTGCACAGATAAATGAGTAGGCTTAGCATCGTCTTCGACAGAAATTGTCAGCTCATTGTCATTTACAACCGAATCCACATCAGCCATGCTGTCTTTGTTGCATTCGATGGTCACGCTCTGTGGCGAACCCACTTTGATGTCCATTTCCAGTGCACCACCTGCTGTAATTTTGGAGAAATCAGGCAGTTTTCGTTGCTCAGTGACAACATCCGAGCGATCTTCAGACGAACATGCCGTACAAGCTAGAACACATGCTGCAACTGTTAGTAAGCGAAGTACCACGACTTATCTCCTTGATAATTCACAAAAGATGCCCTGTCCCAGAATATCGGCTAATTAGCCTTATACAAATATGATTATGTTAATACTGGTAGTATCAGTTCAGCAGCTACTCACGAATGAAGGAAACAACGTGACCATTGTTTCCTTCAAAATCTCCCGTCGTGCTAACTACCAAATAGGTAGAAAGTTAGCGACTCCATGTCTGCGGTTACGACGCATTTGCTCCAGATACCAAAGCTGCTGAGCTTGGGCATTGAATCCTGGAGCGAATCCTGAAGGCGCTGCGTCCATACGTCCGCCGAACTGTCCTAGCGCGTGGACAGGTACTGTGCCTTTGATGGTTCCTGTGGCATCATAAAATTCGCCGTTTGTGCTTTGTAGCCAAACTGGGCCCTGCCATCGTGGATCCCATGACGGATATGATTGTGCGAAACTAGGAATGGCACTTCCTGCCGTGATTGCCAAACATAGAATCAAAGCTGGATTAATAATTTTCATAGATTTGACCTCTAGTCTTGAGTGCGGCTCCTATGTACCTAGATGGTCAGCCGCCGCTCATGGTTCCATGAGGCGGGGAAAATTCGTAGAAACTTAAGAAGTTAGGCAAGACGTTTTTTGCGACGAATGCGGATGTACTCTCTGAAGTAGTTATCCGAACAACTTAACTGACTTAAACTTACCTTCGGTCTCGGGATCCTTTATCCTATACACATCGTAGAAGCATACTCATTACATCGACTTAGTTGGGTCCACCCCGGCTTGCAAGGATGTGTTTTGTAGAGCTTTCTAAATTTGATCAACTTGACTTCTCTAAAATTTGAACTTTTTGATGGGGTCAAACGTCTATATATAAAGGGGACAGGGTGTAACCATGAGCGTAGACATAACAGTCTCAGACGATCAAATTGAACGCTTACCACCACAGTCGGTTGAAGCCGAGCAGGCGGTCTTAGGTGCCCTGCTGGTAATGGGCGATGCCATTACCCGTGTTCTTGATATCCTTCATCCCGAATACTTCTATCGCAAGACTCACCAAGTTATCTATGCGGTGATGCTCGACCTCTTTGAACGCAATGAACCAATTGACATCGTAACGACCTCTCAGGAGCTGAAAGACCAGGGCAAGCTTGAGACAGTTGGTGGTCGTCAATTCTTAGCTGATTTGGCGATGTCGGTTGCCACTACAGCCAATTTAGAATATTACGCGCACTTAGTGCACGACAAAGCCATGCTGCGCAATCTAATCAAAGCCGGCACGGAAATTGTCACCACAAGCTATGAAGAAACAGATGCCGACGCTGCTATCGATAAAGCAGAGCGCCTGATCTTTTCACTTGCTGAAAATCGCGACATGAAACAGCTTGTGCCGATTGGTGACATCGTTGGTGATTCATTTGCCAAAATCGAAGAGCGCTATACCAATCGCGATCAACTAGCGGGAGCACCGTCTGGTTTTTACGACCTAGATGCGATGACTTCCGGATTCCAAAATTCTGATCTCGTCATCTTGGCAGCCAGGCCTTCAATGGGAAAAACCGCATTCGTCTTAAATATTGCGCAGTACGTGGCTCTGGAAAAGAATTTGCCAGTCGCTATCTTCTCTCTCGAAATGTCGAAAGAGCAGCTAGTTCAGCGTATGCTTTGTAGTGAAGCTGGAATTGATGCCACTAGACTCCGTACCGGCAATTTACAAAACAACGACTGGACTCGCTTGTCGATGGCAATGGGCAGACTTGGCGAAGCCCCGATGTATATCGACGACTCAGCTGTCGTAACCGCCCTCGAAATTCGCGCAAAATGCCGCAGACTTAAAGCGGAGCAGAAGAATCTCGGCATGATCATCATCGACTATATTCAGTTGATGCAGGGACGTAAAGCTACAGACAATCGCGTGCAGGAAGTATCGGAAATTTCACGCAGCTTGAAGACGCTTGCACGTGAATTAGAAGTGCCTGTAATTGCCTTGTCTCAGCTATCTCGCGCGGTTGAAGCAAGACAGAATAAGCGTCCGATGCTTTCAGACTTGAGAGAATCTGGTTGTCTAACTGGTGACACTCTCATCTACCTTCCAACAACAGGAAATTACAAGAGAATCGACGAACTAGTTGGAACAAAAGGATTTAGCGTCTTAGCAATCAACACCGATACTTGGAAGCTCGAACGGCGGAAAGTATTGAATGCATTCTCTACAGGCACAAAACCAGTGTACAAGCTCACAACAAAGCTCGGACGTACCATTAGAGCAACGGCAAATCACAAATTCCTGACGATCGATGGATGGCACCGCTTAGATGAGCTCAGTTTGGGATCTAAGTTGAGCCTGCCGAGAACTCTGCCTTCTCCTAGTACTGCGTCCATTACTCTTGATGAACTCGCATTGCTGGGATATTTAATTGGAGATGGCTGCACGTTAGCCAACCACTCTATTCAATACACAAGCGCTGATCTCGATTTAGCAGAAGATGCATCTCGTGTAGCCACCGCAATATTTGGCAATAGCCTTTCACCGAGAATAAAGAAAGAGAGAAATTGGTA
The Candidatus Obscuribacterales bacterium DNA segment above includes these coding regions:
- a CDS encoding DUF2807 domain-containing protein; this encodes MVLRLLTVAACVLACTACSSEDRSDVVTEQRKLPDFSKITAGGALEMDIKVGSPQSVTIECNKDSMADVDSVVNDNELTISVEDDAKPTHLSVHIVVPKLESLELNGSTNAVVAGVSSKSFELDTAGSSKVKAQGEVDDLDMELSGSSNVELTELKSKNCDITISGSGNANIFANQSVDANISGAGSIKIHGNPAKVNQQISGSGTIQKL
- a CDS encoding replicative DNA helicase; protein product: MSVDITVSDDQIERLPPQSVEAEQAVLGALLVMGDAITRVLDILHPEYFYRKTHQVIYAVMLDLFERNEPIDIVTTSQELKDQGKLETVGGRQFLADLAMSVATTANLEYYAHLVHDKAMLRNLIKAGTEIVTTSYEETDADAAIDKAERLIFSLAENRDMKQLVPIGDIVGDSFAKIEERYTNRDQLAGAPSGFYDLDAMTSGFQNSDLVILAARPSMGKTAFVLNIAQYVALEKNLPVAIFSLEMSKEQLVQRMLCSEAGIDATRLRTGNLQNNDWTRLSMAMGRLGEAPMYIDDSAVVTALEIRAKCRRLKAEQKNLGMIIIDYIQLMQGRKATDNRVQEVSEISRSLKTLARELEVPVIALSQLSRAVEARQNKRPMLSDLRESGCLTGDTLIYLPTTGNYKRIDELVGTKGFSVLAINTDTWKLERRKVLNAFSTGTKPVYKLTTKLGRTIRATANHKFLTIDGWHRLDELSLGSKLSLPRTLPSPSTASITLDELALLGYLIGDGCTLANHSIQYTSADLDLAEDASRVATAIFGNSLSPRIKKERNWYQVYLSSAERLTHGKRNPVAKWLDQLGIFNLRSYEKRVPSVVFSQPAEHIAHFIRHLWATDGTIFISETRPIPTLFYATSSNLLAYDLQALLLRLNINAIIRKVPQIGKGRDQYHLDISGKQDIERFLEVIGIAGQRKQEMVSRVVTHLENRFANTNRDVIPKEAWKLLVEPARQVVGMSSRQMQAAIDTAYCGTSLYKSALSRARAERVAQAVGSDQLHKLATSDVYWDEITSIIPDGEEEVYDLTVEGLHNFVANNIIVHNSIEQDADIVMFIYRDEYYNQESDKRGEAEIIIAKQRNGPTGTVDLLFQSTITRFLNKVHNSGYSEV